A single window of Toxotes jaculatrix isolate fToxJac2 chromosome 4, fToxJac2.pri, whole genome shotgun sequence DNA harbors:
- the LOC121180202 gene encoding nuclear factor 7, brain-like: MSAASNLRSEDQFLCSICLDVFTDPVTIPCGHNFCKHCITQHWDMNVPSQCPMCKEVFHTKPELRVNTFISEMVAQFRQEAQQEASSSSSEQQVSKPGEVPCDVCTGTKLKALKSCLVCLTSYCETHLEPHLTASGLKRHQLMDPVDNLEDRMCRKHDKPLDLFCKTDQTCVCMLCSVLDHKTHEFVPVKEEYEGKKAELGKTEAEIQQMIQERRLKIQEIKQSVDFSKEKAESKIAEGVQVFTALKESVDRGLNKFMKEMEEKQKSTEKQAEGFITELEREIWELKKRSSEVEQLSLSEDHLHLLQNFTSLKAAPPTKDWTEVRVRPSSYEGTVVKAVAQLEETLSQDMKKLFEAELKRVQQYAVDVTLDPDTAHPHLILSDDGKQVNHGDVKKKLPDNPERFSYCVFVLGKQSFSSGRFYFEVQVKEKPKWNLGVARESINRKGDITLTPQNGYWTIWLRKGNEYSVLIGSPVRLSLKSQPENVGVFVDYEEGLVSFYDVDAAALIFSFNGCSFTEKLYPYFSPCTNDGGKNSAPLIICPVNQTA; the protein is encoded by the coding sequence ATGTCTGCAGCCAGCAACCTGCGATCTGAAGACCAGTTCCTGTGCTCCATCTGTCTGGATGTGTTCACTGATCCAGTCACCATACCATGTGGACACAACTTCTGCAAACACTGCATCACTCAGCACTGGGACATGAATGTCCCATCCCAGTGTCCCATGTGTAAAGAGGTTTTCCACACAAAACCAGAGCTGAGGGTCAATACTTTCATCTCTGAGATGGTGGCTCAGTTCAGACAGGAAGCTCAAcaggaagccagcagcagcagctcagagcaaCAAGTTTCCAAACCAGGAGAAGTTCCCTGTGACGTCTGCACTGGAACCAAACTGAAGGCCCTGAAGTCCTGCCTGGTGTGTCTGACCTCCTACTGTGAGACTCACCTGGAGCCTCATCTGACGGCTTCAGGTCTGAAAAGACATCAGCTGATGGACCCTGTGGACAACCTGGAAGACAGGATGTGTAGGAAGCATGACAAACCTCTGGATCTGTTCTGTAAGACCGACCAGACATGTGTCTGcatgctctgctctgtgttagACCACAAGACACATGAGTTTGTTCCTGTGAAAGAAGAATATGAAGGAAAGAAGGCAGAGCTGGGGAAGACAGAGGCTGAGATTCAGCAGATGATCCAGGAGAGACGACTGAAGATTCAGGAGATCAAACAGTCAGTGGACTTCAGCAAGGAAAAGGCAGAGAGTAAGATCGCAGAAGGTGTTCAGGTCTTCACTGCTCTGAAGGAGTCTGTTGACAGAGGCCTGAACAAGTTCATGAAGGAgatggaagagaaacagaaaagcacagagaaacaggcTGAAGGCTTCATCACAGAGCTGGAACGGGAAATCTgggagctgaagaagagaagctctgaggtggagcagctctcactctctgaagaccacctccacctcctccaaaacTTCACATCCCTGAAAGCTGCTCCACCCACCAAGGACTGGACAGAGGTCAGAGTCCGTCCATCATCATATGAGGGGACTGTGGTGAAAGCTGTGGCTCAGCTGGAGGAGACGCTCAGTCAAGACATGAAGAAGCTGTTTGAGGCTGAGCTGAAGAGGGTCCAGCAGTATGCAGTGGATGTGACTCTTGATCCTGATACAGCTCATCCTCATCTCATCCTGTCTGATGATGGGAAACAAGTAAATCATGGTGATGTGAAGAAGAAGCTCCCAGACAATCCAGAGAGATtttcttattgtgtttttgtcttagGAAAGCAGAGTTTCTCTTCAGGCAGATTTTACTTTGAGGTTCAGGTTAAAGAGAAGCCGAAATGGAATTTAGGAGTGGCCAGAGAGTCGATCAACAGGAAGGGAGACATCACACTGACTCCTCAGAATGGTTACTGGACTATATGGTTGAGAAAAGGAAATGAGTACAGTGTGCTTATTGGTTCTCCAGTCCGTCTGTCTCTGAAGTCTCAGCCTGAGAATGTGGGGGTGTTTGTGGATTATGAGGAGGGTCTGGTCTCCTTTTATGACGTAGATGCTGCAGCTCTTATCTTCTCCTTTAATGGCTGCTCCTTCACTGAGAAACTCTACCCATACTTCAGTCCCTGTACCAATGATGGTGGTAAAAACTCCGCCCCTCTGATCATCtgtcctgtcaatcaaactgccTGA